The Chryseobacterium sp. LJ668 genome segment TCTTCAGAACTTGAAAAAGACCTTGAAATTCATAAAAACAATTATGAAGCTGTTTTGTTTCACGCTCTCGCCTATGCTTTTGGATTAAAAGTAAATGCTCATCTATTTAAACAGATTGCAGAAAGCATTGATTTTACTGCTTTTAATAAAATCAGGCAAAATAAAATTCAGCTTGAAGCTTTACTTTTCGGAATTTCCGGCTGGCTAGAAAAGCCTGAAGACGAACAAATGAAGATATGGAAAAGAGAATTTGACTTTCTGAAAGCTAAATTTAATCTATCTGAACTTATCATTCGTCCTAAATTTTTAAGATTACGTCCGCCCAATTTTCCAACGATCCGTTTATCACAGTTGGCAGATCTCTATTACCAGCATCAGAATTTATTCTCAAAAATTATTAATTCTAAAAATTCTGATGAATTGATATCAATTTTTCAAAGCGTAAAAGCTTCTGAATATTGGGATAATCATTTTAATTTTGGAAAGATTTCAGGTGTCGACCAGCCGAAAGTTTTAACCAGAGATTTTATAGAGTTGATCATTCTTAATAGCATTTTACCTTTAAAATACAGCTATCACAAATATCAAAACGAAGAAATTGCAGATGAAATTCTGGAGTTTTATAAAAAAATTTCCGCTGAAAAAAACTCAATCATAAACGGCTGGAAAAATACAGGCTTAAGTATAAAAAATGCTTTGCAGACACAAAGTCTGATTTATCACTACAAAAATTACTGCACACCAAAAAATTGCTTAAATTGCAGCATCGGATTTAAAATTCTAAAAGATAATAATCATGTTTGATAACCTGCGTCACAAGATGGAAAGAGAATGGTTTGGGGTACTCACGAGAATGGGTGCTAAGCTTGGAATTCCTGTTTCTAAATTGCGGGTTTTCTTCATCTATTCTACCTTTGCAACAGCAGGATTTTTCTTTTTAATCTATTTGGGGCTGGCTTTTACCCTGTGGATAAAAGATATTTTCATCACCAGAAGACCCAGCGTTTTTGATTTATAAGTATGGAATTTATACAGATTACCTCACCCGACGATTACCGTGTACAAGTTATTTATGATTCTTATGCTTCAAGTTTTCCTGAAGACGAAAGAAGAGACTGGTACAAATTTGTACGTTTGTTTGAGCATCCGCAGGTCAAAGTTTTATCAGTTTTAAATGATTGTGAAAATATTGGTTATCTGGTGCTTTGGGAACTTGAAAATCACACTTTTGTAGAACATTTTGAGGTTTTTACAGAATTTAGAAATCAGAAACTAGGATCAAAAATTACAGAGTACCTAACTAAAAACCATCCGAGGATCATTTTAGAAATAGAGCCTGGAAATCTGAATGAAAATTCACAACGCCGTTTCTCATTCTACCAGAAAAACGGTTTCCATCTGATCGACGAGATGTACCTTCAGCCTAGTTACGGTGAAGGCAAAAACCCGCTTTCTTTATGGCTTTTATCTAACTATCACCCAGAAAATCTTAATCAGGTAAAAGATGAAATTTATGATGTTGTTTATCATTAATTTTTAGTTTGCTTTTAGAAAACAGTGAGGTGACAATAAAACAAAGTTCATCACGCTTTATTTTTGTGTCTGCGGAGCTTTGTATGAGGAGATTCTCGATAAAACAGCACGTTGAAATCTCATGAGATCTGCATCGCTGACAAAACCATATTTCAGAATACTTTTTCGCTCAAAACCGTTTGCTAAAACATAATATATAAAATGCTGGATCTGGGAACTTTCTATTTTTAAATCTGTAAAATACTGTGTGCCCAAAGCCATTGTGAGATAACCCATAAGATCTACATCCTCCCACTTATCTTTGACTTTTCCTATCGAAAATCCCTGTCCTTTTGGCTGTACAAATTCTCCCGGCCTAGCTGCAAGAATTCTAGGATCAGACTTTTGCTTAATATAAACAGCCAGATCACTTTTGAGTTTTTCAACTTTTTTTGGTGGATTTAAGGTTTTCGTATCTATCTTTAAATCTCCGGTCAGTAATTTTTTGATTTCAACTTCATCAATGAGCTTTGCAGTTCTTAAAAGCTTAATATTAATGGGTGAATTAATATTATCTTTAGTAACAATTGTATTGGCTCTTTCATAACCGATTTTGATAAAACGCAGGTTGTCATCCTGTCTTCCGGAAATCATAAAGTGGCCATCCTGATTGGTTGTCACACGCTCGTCTGTTCTGATGTTGATTACAGTGACATCATATAATTCAATATTTTCTTCAGAGATCACTTTCCCAAAAATAAAATTTTGGGCGTTGATGTTGACGAAGAAAAATAAAGACAAAATAAAGAGTAGTTTACATTTCACGGATTATTGTTTTATGCAGCAAAACTAAAGTAATTTTAATTGTATCTGAGAAATTTAACCACAGTTAACGCTTTTAGTAATTTTTTTTGAATTTTTCTTTTTCCAACTCTTAAAAACCCATTCTCAAATGTTAAAATTTCATTTATATTTTAATTAAATTGCAGTCTCAATCTTTCAAAAAAATGAATAATTCTTACACAGTCATCAATGCATCTGCGGGTTCGGGGAAAACGTATGCGCTTGTACAAAGACTGTTGATGATCTGTCTGCGATATCCTAATCAGCAGCATGCTATTCGTAATATTCTTGCGCTCACTTTTACCAACAAAGCAGCAAATGAAATGAAAGAAAGAATTTTGTCGTGGTTGGGAAACTTCACTGCTGAAAACTATAGGGATAATTCAGATTTAAAAAACATGCAGACGGCTTTTGAAAATGAAGACATAAAAATAACCATTGACGAGCTTCATTTCAGGTCAAAAAAAATGCTGGATTATGTTCTTCATAATTATTCTACTCTAAATATCGGAACGATTGACCGTTTCAA includes the following:
- a CDS encoding DUF2851 family protein → MNEKLLQYLWNFKVFTHFNFSDLKGNPIEILDFGKWNSDSGPDFLMAKIKINNIILAGNIELHVRSSDWIFHQHSKDPNYDNIILHVVFQNDADIDELSKKNIPTLELKDHIDESIFSKYEKLLKESRFIACEDVFNPNIIPVYFFEESLLKKLEEKSSELEKDLEIHKNNYEAVLFHALAYAFGLKVNAHLFKQIAESIDFTAFNKIRQNKIQLEALLFGISGWLEKPEDEQMKIWKREFDFLKAKFNLSELIIRPKFLRLRPPNFPTIRLSQLADLYYQHQNLFSKIINSKNSDELISIFQSVKASEYWDNHFNFGKISGVDQPKVLTRDFIELIILNSILPLKYSYHKYQNEEIADEILEFYKKISAEKNSIINGWKNTGLSIKNALQTQSLIYHYKNYCTPKNCLNCSIGFKILKDNNHV
- a CDS encoding PspC family transcriptional regulator encodes the protein MFDNLRHKMEREWFGVLTRMGAKLGIPVSKLRVFFIYSTFATAGFFFLIYLGLAFTLWIKDIFITRRPSVFDL
- a CDS encoding GNAT family N-acetyltransferase — protein: MEFIQITSPDDYRVQVIYDSYASSFPEDERRDWYKFVRLFEHPQVKVLSVLNDCENIGYLVLWELENHTFVEHFEVFTEFRNQKLGSKITEYLTKNHPRIILEIEPGNLNENSQRRFSFYQKNGFHLIDEMYLQPSYGEGKNPLSLWLLSNYHPENLNQVKDEIYDVVYH
- a CDS encoding carboxypeptidase-like regulatory domain-containing protein yields the protein MKCKLLFILSLFFFVNINAQNFIFGKVISEENIELYDVTVINIRTDERVTTNQDGHFMISGRQDDNLRFIKIGYERANTIVTKDNINSPINIKLLRTAKLIDEVEIKKLLTGDLKIDTKTLNPPKKVEKLKSDLAVYIKQKSDPRILAARPGEFVQPKGQGFSIGKVKDKWEDVDLMGYLTMALGTQYFTDLKIESSQIQHFIYYVLANGFERKSILKYGFVSDADLMRFQRAVLSRISSYKAPQTQK